The following are encoded together in the Bradymonas sediminis genome:
- a CDS encoding CpXC domain-containing protein, with protein MTFSTDSAVGPGPITAKEFAQTARTSIQVTSRQGDVFRAEVFRCINVATDPELEEALRSGELFKVEGPGEDEPYELALPIRYHDEKNKVFALILPESLRHQEFQLRAEVLQDLGRVTDIVPDYIRDMRTIYGVEQLAGLKNRDLAKSAEAPEQLLADGGAPVAAPAQPRVELEEAWSKVEQEREQLARERQQLDEVRERIDRERARMDEIDQELSAERAELGELRSELQVASLNLEQKQMQLEQSAPRSGPVEATQVVTDDQFLEIYESVETEGVVELSEGFYSEPSEKTNILDTRYALGDMPAELNEDAVLKPCITRVDAVGVAKKYEGKSAAEIEVFNRRVVAKAQVPNATLDALESDELSFFVQGTFVTPPAKPGAESEPLPYPFVGLLLTALDDEDQATASVGWSLDVVSPDDSEIVAQLEEKVELHVALYNEAGDLHGVYEIIAPLHQNLAWIRRQIEGRFEEMTSDDPALESGAYARSVEMWNAEGFERLGLLRHNFAADSFADASTPAELSLAAGIVGFWSEPERYDYLLAHRSFPLGQFEAIQKRVVRRAVQQGICIGEALRALALEMSLAKDEVELAQRLVAEFVEISVGLRHSDLNPLQEWENWDGLLGLAEAVGHTLDPDVLELAEASLKRAQDYHDAEADGVPQVDYASDEDFELEEINHGEVDHDPSLGLSSPLVARRSETTGVTYFLPDDALLDTFDDLSEMSFDDLNLLLEDSSGRLEAAQMLVERFDVKGAEAALAGAEQMTATEVAALARFVEGKAEKLEGGLHELLKTGGPSATYIGARALAGIASEPAIPTLVAAFRDPARCGNVRNLARVIAKYGEALLPELKRSIKADGHDDSTSVLLVEMERLYPGLLARLAMDRAKEVRRAATAARESKP; from the coding sequence ATGACTTTCAGCACCGACTCCGCTGTGGGACCTGGTCCCATCACCGCCAAAGAATTCGCGCAAACTGCGCGCACCTCGATTCAGGTTACGAGCCGCCAGGGCGATGTCTTTCGGGCCGAAGTCTTTCGCTGCATCAACGTCGCCACGGATCCTGAATTAGAGGAGGCGCTGCGCTCCGGTGAGTTATTCAAGGTTGAAGGGCCCGGCGAAGACGAGCCCTATGAGTTGGCGCTGCCGATCCGCTATCATGATGAAAAGAATAAGGTTTTCGCGCTTATTTTGCCCGAGTCCTTGCGCCACCAGGAGTTCCAGCTTCGGGCCGAAGTGCTACAGGACCTCGGCCGGGTCACCGATATCGTGCCGGATTATATCCGCGATATGCGCACCATTTACGGCGTCGAGCAGCTCGCCGGGCTCAAGAATCGCGACCTGGCGAAGTCCGCCGAGGCGCCCGAGCAGCTCCTCGCCGATGGCGGGGCGCCGGTCGCCGCGCCCGCCCAGCCGCGCGTCGAATTGGAAGAGGCCTGGAGCAAAGTTGAGCAGGAGCGCGAGCAACTCGCCCGCGAGCGCCAGCAGCTCGACGAAGTGCGCGAGCGGATCGACCGCGAGCGCGCCCGCATGGACGAGATTGACCAGGAGTTGAGCGCCGAGCGCGCCGAACTCGGCGAGCTGCGCTCCGAGCTGCAGGTCGCCAGCCTGAATCTCGAACAAAAACAGATGCAATTGGAGCAATCCGCGCCGCGCTCCGGGCCCGTCGAGGCGACCCAGGTCGTCACCGACGACCAATTCCTAGAGATCTACGAGAGCGTGGAGACCGAGGGCGTGGTGGAGCTCAGCGAGGGTTTTTATAGTGAGCCTTCCGAGAAGACCAATATCTTGGACACCCGCTACGCGCTGGGCGATATGCCGGCGGAGTTGAACGAGGACGCGGTCCTCAAGCCCTGCATCACGCGGGTCGACGCCGTTGGCGTGGCCAAGAAATACGAGGGCAAATCCGCCGCCGAAATCGAGGTCTTTAACCGGCGAGTCGTGGCCAAAGCGCAGGTCCCCAACGCAACCCTCGACGCGCTTGAGTCCGATGAACTTTCATTCTTTGTGCAGGGAACCTTCGTGACTCCGCCGGCAAAACCGGGCGCTGAGTCCGAGCCGCTGCCGTATCCCTTTGTTGGTCTGCTGCTCACCGCGCTCGACGACGAAGACCAGGCCACCGCCAGCGTGGGCTGGTCGCTCGATGTGGTTTCGCCAGACGATTCGGAGATCGTCGCGCAGCTCGAAGAAAAGGTTGAGCTTCATGTCGCGCTGTATAACGAGGCCGGCGACCTCCACGGGGTCTACGAGATCATCGCGCCGTTGCATCAGAACCTCGCCTGGATTCGGCGCCAAATCGAGGGGCGCTTCGAAGAGATGACCTCCGATGATCCGGCGCTTGAGTCGGGCGCCTACGCGCGCTCGGTCGAGATGTGGAACGCCGAGGGCTTTGAGCGCCTCGGCTTGCTGCGCCACAACTTCGCCGCCGATAGCTTCGCCGACGCCAGCACGCCGGCCGAGCTAAGCCTGGCCGCGGGCATCGTGGGCTTCTGGTCGGAGCCGGAGCGCTACGACTATTTGCTCGCTCACCGCTCCTTTCCGCTGGGACAATTCGAGGCGATTCAAAAGCGCGTCGTGCGCCGGGCGGTCCAGCAGGGTATCTGCATCGGCGAGGCGCTTCGTGCGCTCGCGCTTGAGATGTCACTGGCCAAAGACGAGGTCGAGTTGGCCCAGCGTCTGGTCGCCGAGTTCGTTGAGATCAGCGTCGGCCTTCGCCACAGCGACCTCAATCCGCTGCAAGAGTGGGAGAATTGGGACGGCTTGCTGGGGCTGGCTGAGGCTGTCGGCCACACGCTCGACCCTGACGTCTTGGAGCTCGCCGAGGCGAGCCTGAAGCGCGCGCAGGATTATCACGACGCGGAGGCCGACGGCGTGCCCCAGGTCGACTATGCCTCCGATGAGGACTTCGAACTCGAGGAGATCAATCACGGCGAGGTCGACCACGACCCGTCGCTCGGGCTCAGCTCCCCGCTGGTCGCCCGGCGCTCGGAGACCACCGGCGTGACTTATTTCCTCCCCGATGATGCGCTTCTCGACACCTTCGATGACCTCTCGGAGATGTCCTTTGACGACCTTAACTTGTTGCTCGAAGACTCCAGCGGTCGTCTCGAAGCCGCACAGATGTTGGTCGAGCGATTCGACGTAAAAGGGGCCGAGGCCGCGCTGGCCGGCGCCGAGCAGATGACCGCGACCGAGGTCGCCGCGCTCGCCCGCTTTGTCGAGGGCAAGGCCGAGAAATTAGAGGGCGGGTTGCACGAGCTCTTGAAGACGGGCGGGCCCAGCGCGACGTATATCGGCGCGCGCGCGCTCGCAGGCATCGCCAGTGAGCCGGCGATCCCCACGCTCGTCGCGGCATTCCGAGACCCGGCGCGCTGCGGGAATGTCCGCAACCTGGCTCGGGTTATTGCCAAATACGGGGAGGCGCTGCTGCCGGAGCTGAAGCGCTCCATTAAGGCCGACGGCCACGACGACTCGACCTCGGTTCTTTTAGTCGAGATGGAGCGACTCTACCCCGGCCTGCTCGCCAGACTTGCCATGGATCGCGCCAAAGAGGTACGACGCGCGGCCACCGCGGCGCGCGAGAGTAAACCCTGA
- a CDS encoding metallophosphoesterase family protein: MIIGIFSDVHSNLEALTTVVKAYEEDEREVDMYVCLGDVVGYCANPNECAEIVRDLTEYTILGNHDAAVCGRMDYSFYYEAARKALDWHANELREPLHEWLRTLPYSQVWEDVEFCHGSPINREDFDYVFNLHQANQLIPHFDELQHVTFIGHSHLTKSFSLHPEKGAVETTAPFLEFDPELKYIVTVGSVGQPRDNDNRACFGYYDTEAKTFSYERREYDIRSAARKIFESDLSSDFAKRLFFGI, from the coding sequence ATGATTATCGGAATTTTTAGTGACGTGCATAGCAATCTCGAGGCATTGACCACCGTGGTCAAGGCCTATGAGGAAGACGAGCGCGAAGTCGATATGTACGTCTGCCTGGGCGACGTGGTGGGGTATTGCGCCAACCCCAACGAGTGCGCAGAGATCGTGCGCGATCTTACCGAGTACACCATTCTGGGGAATCACGACGCCGCCGTCTGCGGGCGCATGGACTATTCGTTCTATTACGAGGCCGCGCGAAAGGCGCTCGACTGGCACGCCAACGAGCTGCGCGAGCCCCTGCACGAGTGGCTGCGCACCTTGCCCTATTCGCAGGTCTGGGAGGACGTCGAGTTCTGCCACGGCTCCCCAATTAACCGCGAAGACTTCGATTATGTCTTCAATTTACACCAGGCAAATCAGCTCATTCCGCATTTCGACGAGCTCCAGCACGTCACCTTTATCGGCCACTCCCACCTGACGAAATCCTTTAGCCTGCACCCCGAAAAGGGCGCCGTCGAGACGACCGCGCCGTTTCTGGAGTTCGACCCCGAGCTCAAATATATCGTGACGGTCGGCAGCGTCGGCCAGCCGCGTGACAACGATAATCGCGCCTGCTTCGGCTATTATGACACCGAGGCGAAGACCTTTAGCTACGAGCGCCGCGAATACGATATTCGCAGCGCCGCGCGAAAGATCTTCGAGTCGGACCTCTCCAGTGATTTCGCAAAGCGTCTTTTCTTCGGAATCTGA
- a CDS encoding PQQ-binding-like beta-propeller repeat protein has protein sequence MASAEIIVGRHWKNDVQFLKNLRRHHRFHSELDLTEIRDIIDIVLDGINITSHVAEESIFGVLNGLLDAVAQLLEGRSSKAIIEFHCEPWEMVLQPRGHQLLVSLYGINRHHRVLAHDIAIGIDTFVAALSKAAETLLSDLYRISESFSTDTFVRAFSARLGRIQNYKRRNFQHSPANSDAAMGMHQGGTSNPSGWTFSYRFDADYRGLRGYCGEHDFDLHALLSPGEIVAEINGEVVSLTPGNPGYPLLSAHSLLKRCREVLNRLEASQEDAFECAEPIGHLNLAIFADGSDWTLEMGVESPDHPEITVRSTPREALDMMLAVTELILADTLAINPLMELNHRWSDLDQEARELRAWFEELSGSNSYHDEPERFIETLGHLLPRTAPAEPPPAFPWAIRQVHALFPQPAWQFGAPRIEFCQISASRDTLVVPTSDGLFALGMADGQPQWKREDLDMGRLSHRVLDDRVLLVEDGRGVESVDLKSGESIFENTADGLKNWRRLLGAASYAAENRLVACDAQGRVMGLASDTGELQWSFSSGHGRFVGVDFWGPLVTAVTGEGFLFCVNPIDGKLLWKIRLGGLADAAPQAHQGRLYALSQDALHHKITVHSIYPFTGRSAWQLRLDGVLTRPASFVGDWMILAVEHHGQLSLRGIDIERSDPRVEWTLDLSSAGMDAPTPVLGIEAGTFRGKSGGALGLVKTDRAEISCFDVSSGELQWRASPEQDTWLLQGNMALARIEDTILAVGEHVELRDLESGRLLHTLDPAVVAPEYALARGRLEMILGTRGANSESVDMLNALQFNHFIARVK, from the coding sequence ATGGCGTCTGCTGAGATCATCGTTGGCCGGCATTGGAAAAATGACGTTCAATTCCTAAAAAACCTGCGCCGCCACCACCGGTTCCACTCGGAGCTCGATCTCACCGAGATTCGCGACATCATCGATATCGTGCTCGACGGCATCAATATCACCAGTCATGTCGCCGAGGAGAGCATCTTCGGGGTGCTCAACGGCCTGCTCGACGCGGTGGCGCAACTCCTTGAGGGCAGATCCAGCAAGGCCATCATCGAATTTCATTGCGAACCCTGGGAGATGGTCTTGCAGCCGCGGGGTCACCAATTGCTGGTCTCCCTCTACGGCATCAACCGCCACCACCGGGTGCTGGCTCACGATATCGCGATCGGCATCGACACCTTCGTCGCGGCCCTCTCCAAGGCGGCGGAGACGCTGCTAAGCGACCTGTATCGCATCTCCGAGAGCTTCTCGACCGACACCTTCGTGCGCGCGTTCAGCGCGCGACTTGGGCGCATCCAAAATTATAAAAGACGCAACTTCCAGCATTCCCCGGCCAATAGCGACGCGGCGATGGGCATGCATCAAGGGGGCACGTCGAACCCGAGCGGATGGACGTTTAGCTACCGCTTTGACGCGGACTATCGGGGACTGCGAGGCTATTGCGGCGAGCACGATTTTGACCTGCACGCCCTGCTGTCTCCCGGCGAGATCGTCGCCGAAATCAACGGAGAAGTCGTCTCGCTAACGCCCGGAAACCCGGGGTATCCACTGCTCAGCGCGCACTCGCTGCTCAAGCGATGCCGCGAGGTGCTCAACCGCCTTGAGGCCTCCCAAGAAGACGCGTTTGAGTGTGCGGAACCCATCGGGCATCTGAACCTCGCGATCTTCGCCGACGGCAGTGACTGGACCCTGGAGATGGGCGTCGAGAGCCCGGACCATCCCGAAATCACGGTCCGGAGCACACCGCGCGAAGCGCTCGATATGATGCTCGCGGTCACCGAGCTCATCCTGGCCGACACGCTCGCCATCAATCCGCTGATGGAGCTCAATCATCGCTGGAGCGACCTCGACCAGGAGGCGCGTGAGCTGCGCGCGTGGTTCGAGGAGCTCTCCGGGAGCAACTCCTACCACGACGAACCGGAGCGTTTTATCGAGACGCTCGGCCATCTCCTGCCGCGCACCGCGCCGGCAGAGCCGCCGCCTGCGTTCCCCTGGGCGATCCGGCAGGTTCACGCGCTTTTTCCTCAGCCGGCCTGGCAATTTGGGGCGCCTCGCATCGAATTTTGCCAGATCAGCGCCTCCCGTGACACGCTGGTCGTGCCGACCTCCGACGGACTCTTCGCGCTGGGCATGGCGGACGGTCAGCCACAATGGAAGCGCGAAGACCTGGATATGGGGCGCTTAAGCCACCGCGTCCTGGATGATCGCGTGCTATTGGTCGAAGACGGGCGCGGCGTCGAGTCGGTCGACCTCAAAAGCGGCGAGTCGATCTTTGAGAATACCGCAGATGGGTTGAAGAACTGGCGGCGCCTGCTCGGCGCGGCCTCCTACGCCGCCGAGAACCGCCTGGTCGCCTGCGACGCCCAGGGGCGTGTGATGGGCCTGGCCAGCGACACCGGCGAGCTGCAGTGGAGCTTTAGTTCGGGGCACGGGCGCTTCGTGGGCGTCGACTTCTGGGGGCCCCTGGTGACCGCGGTGACCGGCGAGGGGTTCCTCTTCTGCGTCAACCCCATCGACGGCAAATTACTGTGGAAGATCCGGCTGGGCGGCCTCGCAGACGCGGCGCCCCAGGCACATCAGGGCCGCCTCTATGCACTCTCGCAGGACGCGCTTCACCATAAAATCACGGTCCACTCGATCTACCCATTCACCGGGCGAAGTGCCTGGCAATTGAGGCTCGACGGGGTCCTGACTCGCCCGGCGAGTTTCGTCGGGGATTGGATGATCCTGGCGGTCGAGCACCACGGACAACTGAGCCTGCGCGGCATCGATATCGAGCGCAGCGACCCACGGGTTGAGTGGACCCTCGACCTCTCAAGCGCGGGAATGGACGCCCCGACACCGGTGCTCGGCATCGAAGCGGGCACTTTTCGCGGCAAGAGCGGGGGCGCGTTGGGATTGGTCAAGACGGACCGCGCAGAGATCTCGTGCTTCGACGTCTCCAGCGGCGAGCTGCAGTGGCGCGCGAGCCCCGAGCAAGACACCTGGTTATTGCAGGGGAATATGGCGCTGGCGCGCATCGAAGACACGATCCTTGCCGTCGGCGAGCATGTCGAGTTGCGCGACCTCGAAAGTGGCCGTCTGCTGCATACCCTGGACCCGGCGGTCGTCGCGCCCGAATACGCGCTGGCGCGCGGTCGCCTGGAGATGATTCTGGGGACCCGCGGGGCGAACTCCGAGAGCGTTGATATGCTCAACGCCCTGCAGTTCAACCACTTTATCGCGCGGGTAAAATAG
- a CDS encoding tetratricopeptide repeat protein — protein sequence MMMDAAQDTLEMQASAQDSLKQAYLFLSFGRYQEAIDACDTAARLAPKHPLAPTLKGSFEMSVGRVGDALGTLRAVTRRHPKYPLAWLYFAEACFLDGRSAAAQRALSELDKLPLTDALLEFRDELVQVWSSVAQDVIPPPLVADIS from the coding sequence ATGATGATGGATGCAGCTCAAGATACGTTAGAAATGCAGGCTTCGGCACAGGACTCTTTAAAGCAGGCCTATCTCTTTCTTAGTTTTGGCCGCTATCAGGAGGCCATCGACGCGTGCGATACGGCCGCCCGGCTCGCCCCCAAGCATCCGCTCGCGCCCACGCTCAAGGGGAGCTTCGAGATGTCGGTGGGGCGGGTGGGCGACGCGTTGGGCACGTTGCGCGCGGTCACCCGTCGGCACCCAAAATATCCGCTGGCCTGGCTTTATTTCGCCGAAGCCTGCTTTTTGGACGGGCGCTCCGCGGCCGCGCAGCGCGCGCTCAGCGAGCTCGATAAGCTGCCGCTGACCGATGCGCTGCTCGAGTTTCGCGATGAATTGGTGCAGGTCTGGAGCTCGGTTGCCCAGGATGTGATTCCGCCCCCGCTGGTCGCTGATATCTCCTAG
- a CDS encoding GAF domain-containing protein: MLYEVFIPSVEADGFDESITVDAENWMAALKSGLERTGEGSDIMRNLMCDIKDDNSIHVTDAVSRRVFVLRELEDDAESAADGGEEVETVMTPAVNADAAEAKAAEEAKRAAEAKAAEDAKRAAEAKAAEDAKRAAEAKAAEEAKRASEQKAAEEARLAAEAKAAEVAKRVAEAKAAEEAKRAAEAKAAEEAKRAAEAKAAEEAKLAAEAKAAKEAKLAAEQKAAEEQADKHIYEAEDKRIRIGSATHSALKKSDQPAARIVSESRTKSDVNRTVDFGRADEKVSESLIEDIFLEIQDIHEGDKSMQEVIDFVMDMAMEKIGAESGSVLFADVNGQELYFAAARGPKAADIMDFRVPMGMGIVGFCTREGVSLAISDAENDPRFYKEISESLGYDTHGLLCAPIQHEGRVYGAIEVMNKKASGGFSADETNALAYIGRQLAQYVHGEIMRNEKIS, encoded by the coding sequence ATGTTGTACGAAGTCTTTATACCATCAGTCGAAGCCGATGGGTTTGACGAGTCGATTACGGTCGACGCCGAGAACTGGATGGCCGCCTTAAAGTCGGGCTTAGAGCGCACCGGCGAAGGCAGCGATATCATGCGCAATCTGATGTGCGATATTAAGGATGATAATAGCATCCACGTCACCGATGCGGTCAGCCGCCGTGTTTTCGTGCTGCGTGAATTGGAGGACGACGCCGAGAGCGCTGCTGATGGCGGGGAGGAAGTTGAGACCGTCATGACGCCCGCGGTGAATGCCGATGCAGCGGAAGCCAAAGCGGCCGAAGAGGCGAAGCGCGCGGCGGAGGCCAAAGCGGCCGAAGATGCGAAGCGTGCGGCGGAGGCCAAAGCGGCCGAAGATGCGAAGCGTGCCGCGGAGGCGAAAGCCGCCGAAGAGGCGAAGCGCGCGTCTGAGCAGAAGGCAGCCGAGGAGGCCAGGCTTGCTGCGGAGGCAAAAGCCGCTGAGGTAGCTAAACGCGTCGCGGAGGCGAAAGCTGCCGAAGAGGCAAAGCGCGCTGCAGAGGCGAAAGCTGCCGAAGAGGCAAAGCGCGCTGCGGAGGCGAAAGCTGCCGAAGAGGCAAAGCTTGCTGCGGAGGCAAAAGCCGCCAAAGAAGCAAAGCTTGCAGCAGAACAGAAAGCCGCCGAAGAGCAGGCCGATAAGCATATCTATGAGGCCGAAGACAAGCGGATTCGCATCGGGTCAGCCACGCATAGCGCGCTGAAGAAATCCGACCAGCCGGCCGCGCGCATTGTCAGCGAATCGCGCACCAAGAGCGATGTGAATCGTACGGTCGACTTCGGCCGCGCCGACGAGAAGGTCAGTGAGTCGTTGATCGAGGATATCTTCCTGGAGATCCAAGATATTCACGAAGGCGATAAGTCGATGCAAGAGGTCATCGACTTCGTCATGGACATGGCCATGGAGAAGATCGGCGCCGAGAGTGGCAGCGTTCTATTTGCCGATGTGAATGGCCAAGAGTTGTATTTCGCCGCCGCGCGCGGTCCGAAGGCCGCCGATATTATGGACTTCCGCGTGCCGATGGGCATGGGGATCGTCGGCTTTTGCACCCGCGAAGGCGTCAGCCTGGCCATCAGCGACGCCGAGAATGATCCTCGATTCTACAAGGAGATCTCGGAGTCGCTTGGCTACGATACCCACGGCTTGCTCTGCGCGCCGATCCAACACGAGGGGAGGGTTTACGGCGCGATCGAGGTCATGAATAAAAAGGCGTCAGGCGGGTTTTCGGCCGATGAAACCAACGCCCTTGCCTATATTGGTCGCCAACTCGCCCAATACGTTCACGGCGAGATTATGCGCAACGAGAAGATCAGTTGA
- a CDS encoding AMP-binding protein codes for MLRGKKQIALGLAIQQEDASKNLPAAEAEWVASWGEDDFMGRTQWPRLDEVLRATALRDDGAGVYIVDPRGGQEFRSYKQIMAYAARIGAGLQAKGVAPGDRVMLLQSTGFDFLGSFFGAQAIGATPIPFAPPRTLKPKRARIPKLPRNGARKPSFAGYAERLGARVILAERGVDLGQAPTRTDAGALYFCGGVSALLDGVPGAATADSPASPTNPAYIQLTAGATGRMRGVELSQANILSNVLAIGRALRVQPDDVGVSWVPPYNSMGLVGIICFGLYWGLNMVMIHPERFLQQPEDWLRAISRHGGTLSVAPNFGYHYTLRRCQQSNLSGLDLSSWRVAMSGAEPVRAQHMDAFERRFSQYGLKHDLFLPVYGLAEATLAVTFGGLGEPFGLDGINRRVLENQGIVEPLPAEGANSPAERLHLVSVGRPVEGVDVKIVGDDGGELGERECGEIWVRGPNCMSTYVAEDAAPRPACSDGAAIEATRMVGDWLATSDLGYVADGQLYILGRACDAVRTARGRTLYPDEVELFVNSVDGIRVGSAVAFSVPAAEGNINGAPAQAGSKEAVADAQTGVSLLVIGYELQAGTEARHVERAVRTLLKKHLSVDPHTIVPLSPDSVPKTHSGKVRRSLVRELFLADRLDRRTRAEQRDPLKRVISRAQSSVTRLRDGVQQHLSGWFSDT; via the coding sequence ATGCTTCGAGGTAAAAAACAGATCGCGTTGGGCCTCGCTATTCAACAAGAAGACGCGTCCAAAAATTTGCCCGCCGCGGAAGCGGAGTGGGTGGCGTCCTGGGGCGAAGATGATTTTATGGGGCGCACCCAATGGCCACGCCTCGACGAGGTGCTGCGCGCCACGGCGCTGCGCGATGATGGAGCGGGCGTCTATATTGTCGACCCGCGGGGCGGCCAGGAGTTCCGAAGCTATAAGCAGATCATGGCGTACGCGGCGCGCATCGGCGCGGGCTTGCAGGCCAAGGGTGTCGCTCCGGGCGACCGCGTGATGCTCTTGCAGTCGACCGGCTTTGATTTCCTCGGGTCGTTTTTTGGCGCCCAGGCCATCGGCGCCACGCCGATCCCCTTTGCTCCGCCGCGCACCCTAAAACCCAAGCGCGCGCGCATCCCGAAGTTGCCGCGAAACGGGGCGCGAAAACCCAGCTTCGCCGGCTACGCCGAGCGCCTCGGTGCGCGCGTGATCCTCGCCGAGCGCGGCGTTGACTTAGGCCAAGCCCCAACCCGCACAGATGCCGGCGCCTTGTATTTTTGCGGCGGGGTCAGCGCGCTGCTCGACGGCGTCCCAGGCGCCGCGACGGCCGACTCCCCAGCCTCCCCGACCAACCCCGCCTATATTCAGCTGACCGCCGGCGCGACCGGGCGCATGCGCGGCGTAGAGTTGTCCCAGGCCAATATTCTGTCCAACGTGCTCGCCATCGGTCGCGCGCTGCGCGTGCAGCCCGACGACGTCGGCGTCTCCTGGGTGCCCCCTTATAACTCGATGGGCCTGGTCGGCATTATTTGCTTCGGCCTATATTGGGGCCTCAATATGGTCATGATCCATCCCGAGCGCTTTTTGCAGCAGCCCGAGGACTGGTTGCGCGCGATTTCTCGCCACGGCGGCACGCTCTCGGTGGCGCCCAATTTTGGGTATCACTACACGCTTCGGCGCTGTCAGCAATCCAACCTCAGCGGGCTCGACCTGTCGAGTTGGCGCGTGGCGATGAGCGGCGCCGAACCGGTGCGCGCCCAGCATATGGACGCGTTTGAGAGACGTTTCAGCCAATACGGGCTCAAACACGACCTCTTCTTGCCGGTCTACGGCTTGGCCGAGGCGACGCTCGCCGTGACCTTTGGCGGGCTCGGTGAGCCCTTCGGGCTCGATGGTATTAACCGGCGTGTTTTGGAGAACCAGGGCATCGTTGAGCCGCTGCCGGCCGAGGGCGCGAACTCTCCGGCCGAGCGTCTTCATCTGGTCTCGGTCGGCCGACCGGTCGAGGGGGTTGACGTCAAGATCGTCGGCGACGATGGAGGGGAGTTGGGCGAGCGCGAATGCGGCGAAATCTGGGTGCGTGGGCCGAATTGCATGAGCACCTATGTCGCTGAAGACGCCGCGCCGCGCCCGGCGTGCAGCGACGGCGCTGCGATCGAGGCGACCCGAATGGTGGGGGACTGGTTGGCGACAAGCGACTTAGGCTATGTCGCCGACGGGCAATTATACATACTTGGGCGAGCCTGTGATGCGGTTCGGACCGCGCGTGGCCGCACTCTTTATCCCGACGAAGTCGAGCTCTTCGTTAACTCCGTCGACGGGATCCGGGTTGGCAGCGCGGTTGCATTTTCGGTGCCGGCGGCAGAAGGCAATATTAATGGTGCTCCAGCGCAGGCCGGCAGCAAAGAGGCGGTGGCCGACGCACAAACGGGAGTCAGTCTCCTTGTGATCGGCTATGAACTACAGGCAGGCACCGAGGCCAGACACGTGGAGAGGGCGGTGCGCACCCTGCTGAAAAAGCATCTGAGCGTGGACCCGCACACCATCGTTCCGCTGTCACCGGATTCGGTGCCTAAAACCCATAGCGGTAAGGTGCGCCGTTCCCTGGTGCGCGAGCTCTTCCTGGCCGACCGCCTGGACCGGCGCACGCGCGCGGAGCAGCGCGATCCCCTGAAGAGGGTAATCTCGCGCGCTCAGAGCAGCGTGACTCGTCTGCGCGACGGCGTCCAACAACATCTCAGTGGATGGTTCTCCGATACCTGA
- a CDS encoding outer membrane protein assembly factor BamD has translation MVRILLGCLLLGGVAVGSGCASDSGASAQPRTFADAAERLYQAAQTDLKKGNTLEAISQFNALRNTFPYSKYAPLAELGIGDAYFAQESYATAVQQYRSFVQLHPSHAKVAYAQWRVADAFYQLMPEDWWLLPPAYERNLRKTEDAVRELDRFAKAYPQSEYAAEANKRLGIARRRLADHELYVAKFYFERDNPKAAGMRLRYLLKNYSGLGLDPQALFLLARSYIELGELPRAQTALNDLIKYHPNSDLAGKARDYLRRYNLDKKG, from the coding sequence ATGGTCCGTATACTGCTCGGCTGCCTGCTCCTCGGGGGCGTGGCGGTGGGGAGCGGATGCGCCAGCGACTCCGGCGCGTCGGCCCAGCCGCGCACCTTTGCCGACGCCGCTGAGCGCCTCTACCAGGCCGCCCAGACGGACCTCAAAAAGGGGAATACCCTCGAGGCGATCAGCCAGTTTAACGCGCTGCGAAATACCTTCCCCTATAGCAAATACGCGCCGCTGGCCGAGTTAGGCATCGGCGACGCCTATTTCGCCCAGGAGAGCTACGCCACCGCGGTGCAGCAGTACCGCAGCTTTGTCCAATTGCATCCGTCCCACGCGAAGGTTGCCTACGCCCAGTGGCGGGTCGCCGACGCATTCTATCAGTTGATGCCCGAGGACTGGTGGTTGTTGCCGCCGGCCTACGAGCGTAATCTGCGCAAGACTGAGGATGCGGTGCGCGAGCTCGATCGCTTCGCGAAAGCCTATCCGCAATCCGAATACGCCGCCGAGGCCAATAAGCGCCTGGGGATCGCCCGGCGGCGCCTGGCCGATCACGAGTTATATGTCGCGAAATTCTATTTCGAGCGCGACAACCCCAAGGCCGCAGGCATGCGCTTGCGCTACCTGCTCAAGAATTATTCCGGTCTTGGCCTCGATCCGCAGGCCCTTTTCTTGCTGGCGCGCTCCTATATTGAATTGGGGGAGCTGCCGCGGGCCCAGACCGCGCTGAATGACCTGATTAAATATCACCCCAACTCCGATCTCGCGGGCAAGGCGCGCGACTATCTGAGACGCTATAACCTGGATAAGAAGGGTTAA